One part of the Rutidosis leptorrhynchoides isolate AG116_Rl617_1_P2 chromosome 1, CSIRO_AGI_Rlap_v1, whole genome shotgun sequence genome encodes these proteins:
- the LOC139876532 gene encoding beta-fructofuranosidase, insoluble isoenzyme 1-like codes for MYYKGYYHLFYQYNPKGAVWGNIVWAHSVSKDMINWIPLQPAIVPSKPFDQYGCWSGSATILPGNKPVILYTGIIAPKPAPGFQVQNYAVPANYSDPFLREWIKPDDNPIVKPTHENVSSFRDPTTAWFNNGHWKMIVGSKHKQRGIAYLYRSRDFVKWSKAKHTLHDKPKTGMWECPDFYPVSTRGVNGVETSVLKEGVKHVFKVSLDLTRFEYYTIGTYNPIKDKYYPDDNSVDGWAGLRYDYGNFYASKTFFDPAQNRRILWGWANESSTSVEDIAKGWAGIQLIPRTVWSDPSGKQLLQWPIQELEMLRGEKMHKSNVKLNKGDVVEIKGITAAQADVEVTFKFASLDKAETFDPEWYKLPLENLAMEICAIKGTSQGGLGPFGLLTLASAKLEEYTPVFFRVFKTVDDNKHKVLMCSDASTSSLNQDAYKPSFAGFVDVDLAEKKLSLRSLIDHSVVESFGEGGKVVITSRVYPTFAAFEESHLYMFNNGTEKVTVESLNAWSMKKPLLMN; via the exons ATGTATTACAAGGGATACTATCATTTATTCTATCAATATAACCCAAAAGGTGCAGTATGGGGTAACATTGTGTGGGCCCATTCGGTATCGAAAGACATGATCAACTGGATTCCGTTACAGCCAGCTATCGTACCATCTAAACCGTTCGATCAGTACGGTTGTTGGTCCGGCTCAGCCACTATCCTCCCAGGAAACAAACCAGTCATTCTATACACAGGAATCATTGCACCAAAACCCGCACCAGGTTTTCAAGTACAAAACTACGCAGTACCCGCTAACTATTCTGACCCGTTTCTTAGAGAGTGGATCAAACCTGATGACAATCCGATAGTAAAACCAACTCACGAAAATGTGTCATCCTTTCGTGACCCCACAACTGCTTGGTTCAACAACGGTCATTGGAAAATGATAGTTGGTAGCAAACACAAACAACGTGGCATTGCTTATTTGTACAGAAGTCGTGATTTCGTTAAGTGGAGTAAAGCCAAACATACGCTTCATGATAAACCAAAGACTGGTATGTGGGAATGTCCCGACTTTTATCCTGTATCGACACGTGGCGTGAATGGGGTGGAAACTTCGGTATTGAAAGAAGGTGTTAAACATGTTTTTAAAGTTAGTTTGGATCTGACTAGGTTTGAGTATTATACGATTGGGACGTATAACCCGATTAAAGACAAATATTACCCGGATGACAATTCTGTTGATGGTTGGGCTGGGTTGAGATATGATTATGGAAACTTTTATGCATCAAAGACGTTCTTTGACCCGGCTCAAAACAGGAGGATTCTATGGGGTTGGGCTAATGAGTCTAGCACTAGTGTCGAAGATATCGCCAAAGGTTGGGCTGGAATTCAG TTGATTCCTCGTACGGTATGGTCGGATCCTAGTGGAAAGCAATTGTTGCAATGGCCGATTCAAGAATTGGAAATGTTAAGAGGTGAAAAGATGCACAAAAGTAATGTGAAGCTTAACAAGGGTGATGTGGTTGAGATTAAAGGAATTACTGCCGCACAG GCGGATGTGGAAGTTacattcaagtttgctagtttggaTAAGGCCGAAACTTTTGACCCCGAGTGGTACAAATTGCCCTTAGAAAATCTTGCAATGGAGATATGCGCGATCAAGGGTACTTCACAAGGCGGTTTAGGACCTTTTGGTCTTTTAACTTTGGCTTCAGCCAAGCTTGAAGAATACACCCCTGTTTTCTTTAGGGTGTTCAAGACTGTTGATGACAACAAACATAAAGTCCTAATGTGCTCTGATGCTTCAAC TTCATCGTTGAACCAAGACGCGTACAAGCCATCGTTTGCAGGCTTTGTGGATGTTGATCTCGCTGAAAAGAAGCTTTCACTTAGGAGTCTGATTGATCACTCGGTTGTTGAAAGCTTCGGGGAGGGTGGAAAAGTAGTCATTACGTCGAGAGTTTATCCAACGTTTGCCGCATTCGAAGAATCACATTTATATATGTTTAACAATGGTACCGAGAAGGTCACTGTTGAGAGTTTGAATGCTTGGTCCATGAAGAAGCCTCTGTTAATGAATTGA